Within Bifidobacterium dentium JCM 1195 = DSM 20436, the genomic segment TTCGACTACAACCTGAAGGATGGCGACCTCATCAGCTTGGATCTCGCCATCAACGTGGACGGCTGGGTGGGTGATTCCGCCATCAGCTTCGTGGTCGGCGACCACAAGGATCCGGAGGACCTGCGCCTGATCAAGTGCACCGAAGAGGCGCTTGAGGCCGGTATCGCCGCCGCGCAGCCGGGCAACCGTCTTGGCGACATCTCCAGCACCGTCGGCGACGTGGCCCGTGAGTATGGCTATCCGATCAATCTGGAGTTCGGCGGTCATGGCGTGGGGCACATCATGCATGGAGACCCCCATGTGCCGAACGACGGTCGTGCGCATCACGGCTACAAGCTGCGTCCGGGTCTGGTCATCGCCATCGAGCCATGGTTCCTCAAGACCACCGATGAAATCTATCAGGATCCGAAGGACGGTTGGACCCTGAGGAGCGAGGATGGTTCACGTGGCGCGCACAGCGAGCACACCATCGCCATCACCGAAAACGGTCCGGTGATCCTCACCGTTCGCGACTAGTCGATTCGCAATGCAAAACCTCCCTCTGGCGAAGAGGGAGGTTTTGCATATGCGGCGGCTATTTTTGAGACGTAGGTTTGTCGCGAAACAAGCATGCCATATAGTGAACACTACTTTGAACGGTTAAGGAGCGTGCGAGTATGGCCACAGCCCATCTGAGTGTGGAATCAAAGGACTTCACCCTGCCGGTGGTCGAGGCCACGGCAGGCGCGGACGGCATCGTGGTATCCACGTTGCGCAACGATGGCTGGGTCACGCTCGATCCGGGCTTCCTGACCACTGCGCAGTGCGAATCGAAAATCACCTACATCGACGGCAAGAACTCGATTCTGCGATATCGAGGCTATCCCATCGAGCAGCTGTGCGAAAAATCCGATTTCCTTGAAGTCGCCTGGCTGCTGCGCCACGGTGAGTTACCCAACCAGGAACAGTACGACCGATTCATCTCCGACATCAACCACCGTACGATGGTAGGGGAGGACTTCCGCACGTTCATGGGCTCCTTCCCGCGCACCGCGCATCCTATGAGCGTAATGGCATCCGCCATCAATGCGCTTGCCACCTTCTATCCGGACACCACCGACATCACCGACTCCGACCAGCTC encodes:
- the map gene encoding type I methionyl aminopeptidase, whose product is MIELKTPKEIEAMKPAGRFVGGILRDLKEFTKVGTNLLEIDEFVHKRIVDRKGATSCYVDYAPDFGTGPFAHYICTSVNDAVLHGVPFDYNLKDGDLISLDLAINVDGWVGDSAISFVVGDHKDPEDLRLIKCTEEALEAGIAAAQPGNRLGDISSTVGDVAREYGYPINLEFGGHGVGHIMHGDPHVPNDGRAHHGYKLRPGLVIAIEPWFLKTTDEIYQDPKDGWTLRSEDGSRGAHSEHTIAITENGPVILTVRD